In the Acropora muricata isolate sample 2 chromosome 1, ASM3666990v1, whole genome shotgun sequence genome, one interval contains:
- the LOC136927229 gene encoding histamine H2 receptor-like, with translation MSSENNEINSEGMLKDRHTATVVTETTIFGLVTIVSFLGNLLVCYAVYRNPRLRNPSNYYIISLALTDILQASCAMPFSVAYLATGEWSFGTSACEFVAILNLSMTETSAFNMTLMALNRYYKVVKPNKYRAIFKPRNIVTTAYLAWIIPMTLFILSVFAFNEKAVPRPGYAICLIEVTQPAFFPLLFSLMYSLNFTIAVCYWKIYRKVKMHNANLSWQSSNAADVKVSKTLFVTVVFFVSLLLPADIILASYKIVGPENMPRFFSLLGILFTFMTSCTNPFIYGYMNRAFRSEFKKCLMLKRGHSVSESAATGQS, from the coding sequence ATGTCCTCGGAAAATAACGAAATCAATTCAGAGGGCATGTTGAAAGACAGACACACCGCAACTGTGGTAACAGAAACGACCATTTTTGGGTTGGTAACGATCGtttcatttcttggaaaccttcTCGTCTGTTATGCTGTTTATCGAAATCCAAGGCTTCGTAATCCAAGTAACTATTACATCATCTCCCTCGCTCTCACTGATATCTTGCAAGCAAGTTGCGCTATGCCTTTCTCTGTCGCTTATCTCGCCACAGGTGAATGGTCTTTCGGAACTTCTGCATGTGAATTTGTTGCAATTTTAAACTTATCCATGACAGAAACCTCCGCGTTCAACATGACACTAATGGCCCTGAACAGGTACTATAAAGTAGTCAAACCAAACAAGTACCGAGCAATCTTCAAGCCGAGGAACATCGTTACCACAGCTTACCTAGCGTGGATAATACCAATGACACTTTTTATTCTCTCAGTGTTTGCATTTAATGAAAAAGCCGTGCCACGTCCTGGTTATGCAATATGCTTAATCGAAGTCACTCAACCGGCATTTTTTCCTCTACTTTTCAGTCTCATGTATTCGTTAAACTTCACTATTGCAGTTTGTTACTGGAAAATTTACCGCAAGGTAAAAATGCATAATGCGAATCTTTCATGGCAGTCTTCAAACGCAGCTGACGTTAAAGTCAGTAAAACATTATTCGTAACTGTCGTTTTCTTTGTAAGTTTACTGTTACCTGCGGATATCATATTGGCCTCATATAAAATTGTAGGACCTGAGAATATGCCACGTTTCTTTTCTCTTCTAGGAATTCTCTTTACTTTTATGACCAGTTGCACAAATCCTTTTATTTACGGATACATGAATCGTGCTTTTAGAAGTGAATTTAAGAAATGCTTAATGCTTAAACGAGGCCATTCTGTATCGGAAAGTGCTGCCACAGGACAGAGCTAg
- the LOC136927260 gene encoding histamine H2 receptor-like → MLQDRSIATVVTETTIFALVMIISFLGNFLVCCAVYRNPRLRNPSNYYIISLALTDILQASCSMPLSVARFATGEWSFGTVACALNSVLKLSLTRVSAFNMALMALNRYYKVVKPNKYQAIFKSRNVVTTALLAWIIPMAFVIPSVIVGDQNAKSNLGLAMCDVQFAKSFYPAVFGTMYSPYFIIVFCYWKIYRKVKKHNGNLSWQSANVADVKVSKTLFVTVVSFFVLLSPAHIILTFARLGGDEKEHVNKSTVALLLIFMTSCTNPFIYGYMNRSFRSEFKKCLMLKRGHAIALPGAGKKFRYCDRSNRGHNRQVHRD, encoded by the coding sequence ATGTTGCAGGACAGAAGCATCGCAACTGTGGTAACAGAAACGACCATATTTGCCTTGGTGATGATCATTTCATTTCTGGGAAACTTTCTCGTATGTTGTGCTGTTTATCGAAATCCAAGGCTACGAAATCCAAGCAACTATTATATCATCTCGCTAGCTCTCACTGATATCTTGCAAGCAAGTTGCTCTATGCCTTTATCAGTCGCTCGTTTCGCCACTGGTGAATGGTCTTTTGGGACTGTTGCATGTGCATTGAATTCAGTATTGAAGCTATCCCTAACAAGAGTCTCTGCTTTCAACATGGCGCTGATGGCATTAAACAGGTACTATAAAGTAGTCAAACCGAACAAGTACCAAGCAATATTCAAGTCAAGGAACGTCGTTACCACAGCTTTGCTAGCGTGGATAATACCAATGGCATTCGTTATACCCTCAGTCATTGTTGGTGATCAAAATGCCAAATCAAATCTTGGTCTCGCTATGTGCGACGTCCAATTCGCCAAATCATTTTATCCTGCAGTATTTGGTACGATGTATTCGCCATACTTCATCATCGTATTTTGTTACTGGAAAATCTACCGCAAGGTGAAAAAGCATAATGGCAATCTTTCCTGGCAGTCTGCAAATGTGGCTGATGTTAAAGTCAGCAAAACATTATTCGTTACGGTCGTatcgttttttgttttattgtctCCAGCGCATATTATACTCACCTTTGCTAGACTTGGAGGAGACGAGAAAGAACACGTGAATAAATCGACAGTAGCacttttacttattttcatGACAAGTTGTACAAATCCTTTTATTTACGGATACATGAACCGTTCTTTTAGAAGCGAATTTAAGAAATGCCTAATGCTTAAACGAGGCCATGCTATAGCCTTACCTGGTGCAGGAAAGAAATTTAGGTACTGCGACCGGAGTAACAGAGGTCATAATCGACAAGTCCATCGCGATTAA
- the LOC136927277 gene encoding histamine H2 receptor-like: MDRQIVTVVTETTIFALVMIISFLGNLLVCYAVYRNPRLRNPSNYYIISLALTDILQASCSMPFSVAYLAIGDWSFGTAVCTFNAILKLSLTKVSAFTMTLMALNRYYKVVKPNKYQAVFKPKNIVTSALLAWIIPMTFVILSVFLFDQEAIASRGYAICAVRFTKSFYPAVFGLMYSPYVLILFCYWKIYRKVKMHNANVSWQSSNAADVKVSKTLFVTVVSFVGLLLPAHIIFTTYKFEKFSRFLSVFAVCLIFMTSCTNPFIYGYMNRAFRCEFKKCLMLKRGHPVAEGGATGLN; encoded by the coding sequence ATGGACAGACAGATCGTAACTGTGGTAACAGAAACGACCATATTCGCACTGGTAATGATCAtttcatttcttggaaaccttcTCGTCTGTTATGCTGTTTATCGAAATCCAAGACTGCGTAATCCAAGTAACTATTACATCATCTCCCTCGCTCTCACTGATATCTTGCAagcaagttgttctatgcctTTCTCAGTCGCTTATCTCGCCATCGGTGACTGGTCTTTTGGAACTGCTGTCTGTACATTCaatgcaattttaaagctaTCCCTGACAAAAGTTTCTGCATTCACCATGACGCTAATGGCCCTGAACAGGTACTATAAAGTAGTTAAGCCGAACAAGTACCAAGCAGTATTCAAGCCCAAGAACATCGTTACCTCAGCTTTGCTGGCGTGGATAATACCAATGACATTCGTTATTCTCTCAGTTTTTTTATTTGATCAAGAAGCCATAGCAAGTCGCGGTTACGCCATTTGTGCTGTCAGATTCACCAAATCATTTTATCCTGCAGTATTTGGCCTCATGTATTCGCCATACGTGTTAATCTTATTTTGCTATTGGAAAATTTACCGCAAAGTGAAAATGCATAATGCGAATGTTTCATGGCAATCTTCAAACGCAGCTGATGTTAAAGTCAGCAAAACATTATTCGTTACTGTCGTGTCGTTTGTTGGTTTATTGTTGCCTGCGCATATTATATTCACCACgtacaaatttgaaaaattttcacgCTTTCTTTCTGTTTTCGCAGTTTGCCTTATTTTTATGACTAGTTGTACCAATCCGTTTATTTACGGATACATGAACCGCGCTTTTAGATGTGAATTTAAGAAATGCTTGATGCTTAAACGAGGCCATCCAGTAGCAGAAGGTGGTGCCACAGGCCTCAACTAG
- the LOC136928271 gene encoding uncharacterized protein, which produces MSKQELNACLKCFYTSARKKDGTYYKSSSTKSIRAAIDRFLRFPPNNKPFSIISDPAFTEANKVLDAFVKDLRKTGKIAGVVHKRAISKEQLKKLFESGELGPAGSLNPAQLQRTAWFYLGLFFGRRGRENQRQLTPAMLSLRKTPKGVEYYELNRSQPGSLPATKNHQGGLADAEDESDAKIFSVPGSERCPVKTLKNYLSHLNPTSNALFQRPRDGQSKKFNPTHDKIWFCSVPLGITTLDNMMKEMSKRAGIEPHLTNHCLRATSVTVLSDHNCETRHIKSITGHKSDQAVESYNERPSIEQQQKMSLVLSDFIGNASSGGVTLVQGKENAVQQQCRPIPDEIPHQESSKAVLVENNFSTSSTCVSQQSDQRSFPQHFYNCSVTVHNYYSSR; this is translated from the coding sequence ATGTCAAAACAAGAGTTGAATGCTTGTTTGAAGTGCTTTTACACGTCTGCTAGAAAGAAAGATGGCACGTATTACAAAAGTTCATCCACAAAATCCATTAGAGCCGCCATTGATCGTTTCCTTCGCTTTCCGCCAAACAACAAGCCATTTTCCATCATCTCAGACCCCGCTTTTACTGAGGCAAATAAAGTTTTAGACGCTTTCGTGAAAGACCTAAGGAAAACGGGAAAAATAGCTGGCGTTGTCCACAAAAGAGCAATCTCGAAAGAGCAGCtgaagaaattatttgaaagcGGTGAACTCGGACCGGCCGGCAGCTTGAATCCTGCCCAGTTACAGAGAACGGCTTGGTTCTACCTTGGCCTCTTTTTTGGAAGACGTGGACGTGAAAACCAGCGACAGTTGACACCGGCAATGCTTTCTCTGCGAAAAACTCCAAAGGGCGTTGAATACTATGAGCTGAACAGAAGTCAGCCTGGTTCCTTGCCGGCTACAAAAAATCACCAGGGCGGCCTCGCAGATGCTGAAGATGAATCGGAtgcgaagattttttctgtCCCGGGATCTGAACGATGTCCAGTAAAAACGCTCAAGAACTACCTGAGCCATCTCAATCCAACGTCAAATGCTCTGTTTCAGAGACCAAGAGATGGTCAAAGCAAGAAGTTCAATCCCACGCACGACAAAATCTGGTTTTGCAGCGTACCTCTTGGTATAACTACGCTCGACAACATGATGAAGGAGATGTCAAAGCGAGCAGGCATAGAACCGCATCTCACAAACCACTGCCTCAGAGCCACATCTGTTACAGTGCTCTCCGACCATAATTGCGAGACGAGGCACATCAAGTCCATAACGGGACACAAGTCCGACCAGGCAGTTGAGTCCTACAACGAGCGGCCTTCGATAGAACAACAACAGAAGATGTCACTTGTTCTCAGTGATTTCATTGGAAATGCGTCTTCTGGTGGTGTAACTTTAGTGCAGGGGAAAGAAAACGCAGTCCAACAGCAGTGCAGACCAATCCCTGACGAAATTCCACATCAAGAGTCCAGTAAAGCAGTTCTTgtcgaaaataatttttcaacaaGTTCAACATGCGTTTCACAGCAGAGTGATCAGAGAAGCTTTCCCCAGCATTTTTACAACTGTAGTGTAACTGTTCACAATTATTACTCGTCCCGATGA
- the LOC136928281 gene encoding histamine H2 receptor-like, whose amino-acid sequence MSSENDEINSESMLKDRHIVTVVTETTIFGLVAILSFLGNLLVCYAVYRNPRLRSPSNYYIISLALTDILLASCAMPFSVAYLATGEWSFGTSACEFAAILKTSMTQTSVFNMALMALNRYYKVVKPNKYRAIFKPRNIVITALLAWIIPVTFVILSVFALDQETESNASYAICIIQDTQSAFYPLILSLTYSLNFIIAVCYWKIYRKVKMHNANLSWQSSNAADVKVSKTLFVTVVSFLSLLLPSHIIFTSYKIVGPANIPRFVSLLAILFVFMTSCTNPFIYGYMNRAFRSEFKKCLMPKRGHSVSESTATGQS is encoded by the coding sequence ATGTCCTCGGAAAATGATGAAATCAATTCAGAGAGCATGTTGAAAGACAGACACATCGTAACTGTGGTAACAGAAACGACCATATTTGGGTTGGTAGCGATCCtttcatttcttggaaaccttcTCGTCTGTTATGCTGTTTATCGAAATCCAAGACTGCGCAGTCCAAGTAACTATTACATCATCTCCCTCGCTCTCACTGATATCTTGCTAGCAAGTTGCGCTATGCCTTTTTCCGTCGCTTATCTCGCCACAGGTGAATGGTCTTTCGGCACTTCTGCATGTGAATTCGCTGCAATTTTAAAGACATCCATGACACAAACCTCCGTATTCAACATGGCGCTGATGGCATTAAACAGGTACTACAAAGTAGTTAAACCGAACAAATACAGAGCAATCTTCAAGCCAAGGAACATCGTCATCACAGCCTTGTTGGCGTGGATAATACCAGTGACATTTGTTATTCTCTCAGTCTTCGCTCTTGATCAAGAAACCGAGTCAAATGCTAGTTACGCAATTTGCATAATTCAAGACACTCAATCAGCATTTTATCCTCTAATACTTAGTCTCACGTATTCGTTAAACTTCATCATCGCAGTTTGTTACTGGAAAATTTACCGCAAGGTAAAAATGCATAATGCGAATCTTTCATGGCAGTCTTCAAACGCAGCTGATGTTAAAGTCAGCAAAACATTATTCGTAACTGTCGTTTCCTTTTTAAGTTTACTTTTACCTTCGCATATTATATTCACCTCATATAAAATTGTAGGACCTGCGAATATTCCACGTTTCGTTTCTCTTCTAGcaattctttttgtttttatgaccAGTTGTACTAATCCTTTTATTTACGGATACATGAATCGTGCTTTTAGAAGTGAATTTAAGAAATGCTTAATGCCTAAACGAGGCCATTCTGTATCGGAAAGTACTGCCACAGGACAGAGCTAG
- the LOC136928288 gene encoding histamine H2 receptor-like — MLQDRSIAIVVTETTIFALVMIISFLGNFLVCCAVYRNPRLRNPSNYYIISLALTDILQASCSMPLSVARFATGEWSFGTVACAFNSVLKLSLTRVSAFNMALMALNRYYKVVKPNNYQAIFKSRNVVTTALLAWIIPLAFVIPSVIVGDQNAKSSLGLAMCDVQFAKSFYPAVFGTMYSPYFIIVFCYWKIYRKVKRHNGNLSWQSASVADVKVSKTLFVTVVSFFVLLSPAHIILTFARLGGDEKEHVKKSTAALLLIFMTSCTNPFIYGYMNRSFRSEFKKCLILKRGHSVASSGAVQKCRYCDRRNIGHN; from the coding sequence ATGTTACAGGACAGAAGCATCGCAATTGTAGTAACAGAAACGACCATATTTGCCTTGGTGATGATCATTTCATTTCTTGGAAACTTTCTCGTATGTTGTGCTGTTTATCGAAATCCAAGGCTACGAAATCCAAGCAACTATTACATCATCTCGCTAGCTCTCACTGATATCTTGCAAGCAAGTTGCTCTATGCCTTTATCAGTCGCTCGTTTCGCCACCGGTGAATGGTCTTTTGGGACTGTTGCATGTGCATTCAATTCAGTATTGAAGCTATCCCTAACAAGAGTCTCTGCTTTCAACATGGCATTGATGGCATTAAACAGGTACTATAAAGTAGTCAAACCGAACAATTACCAAGCAATATTCAAGTCAAGGAACGTCGTTACCACAGCTTTGCTAGCGTGGATAATACCATTGGCATTCGTTATACCCTCAGTCATTGTTGGTGATCAAAATGCCAAATCAAGTCTTGGTCTCGCTATGTGCGACGTCCAATTCGCCAAATCATTTTATCCTGCAGTATTCGGTACGATGTATTCGCCATACTTCATCATCGTATTTTGTTACTGGAAAATCTACCGCAAGGTGAAAAGGCATAATGGCAATCTTTCCTGGCAGTCTGCAAGTGTGGCTGATGTTAAAGTCAGCAAAACATTATTCGTTACGGTCGTatcgttttttgttttattgtctCCAGCGCATATTATACTCACCTTTGCTAGACTTGGAGGAGACGAGAAAGAACACGTGAAGAAATCGACGGCAGCacttttacttattttcatGACAAGTTGTACAAATCCTTTTATTTACGGATACATGAACCGTTCTTTTAGAAGCGAATTTAAGAAATGCTTAATTCTTAAACGAGGCCATTCTGTAGCCTCATCTGGTGCAGTTCAGAAATGTAGATACTGCGACCGGCGTAACATAGGTCATAATTGA
- the LOC136928290 gene encoding histamine H2 receptor-like: MMDRHIAVVVTETTIFALVMIISFLGNLLVCYAVYRNPRLRNPSNYYIISLALTDILQASCPMPFSVAYLATGEWSFGTHACAFIAILKLSLTKVSAFNMALMALNRYYKVVKPNKYQAVFKPRNIVTSALLAWIIPMTFVIISVFVFDEEAKPIPGYAICAVRFAKSFHPAVFGLMYSPYFLILFCYWKIYRKVKMHNANVSWQSSNAADVKVSKTLFVTVMSFVGLLLPAHIIFTSYKFEEPLSFSRFLSVLAVLLIFLTSCTNPLIYGYMNRAFRSEFKKCLMLKRGHPVAEGGATGLN, encoded by the coding sequence ATGATGGACAGACACATTGCAGTTGTGGTAACAGAAACGACCATATTCGCACTGGTAATGATCAtttcatttcttggaaaccttcTCGTCTGTTATGCTGTTTATCGAAATCCAAGACTGCGAAATCCAAGTAACTATTACATCATCTCCCTCGCTCTCACTGACATCTTGCAAGCAAGTTGTCCTATGCCTTTCTCAGTCGCTTATCTCGCCACAGGTGAATGGTCTTTTGGGACTCATGCCTGTGCATTCATTGCGATTTTAAAGCTATCCCTGACAAAAGTTTCCGCATTCAACATGGCACTAATGGCCCTGAACAGGTACTATAAAGTAGTTAAGCCGAACAAGTACCAAGCAGTATTCAAGCCTAGGAACATCGTTACCTCAGCTTTGCTGGCGTGGATAATACCAATGACATTTGTTATTATCTCAGTTTTTGTATTCGATGAAGAAGCCAAACCAATTCCCGGTTACGCCATTTGTGCTGTCAGATTCGCCAAATCATTTCATCCTGCAGTATTTGGCCTCATGTATTCGCCATACTTCTTAATCTTATTTTGCTATTGGAAAATTTACCGCAAAGTGAAAATGCATAATGCCAATGTTTCATGGCAGTCTTCAAACGCAGCTGATGTTAAAGTCAGCAAAACGTTATTCGTTACTGTCATGTCGTTTGTTGGTTTATTATTGCCTGCGCATATTATATTCACTTCGTACAAATTTGAAGAACCACTGAGTTTTTCACGTTTTCTTTCCGTTCTCGCggttttgcttatttttttgaCTAGTTGTACCAATCCTCTTATTTACGGATACATGAACCGCGCTTTTAGAAGTGAATTTAAGAAATGCTTGATGCTTAAACGAGGCCATCCAGTAGCAGAAGGTGGTGCCACAGGCCTCAACTAG